DNA from Polycladomyces subterraneus:
CACTGATAGAATCATCACAGCTACAGTGGTCAGCAAGGTCGAGATCCCCAGATACCGCGTCAGCAACAAACTGACCAAATAAATCAAAATGCCCACCACTATCAGCATCGGACTCAACACGAACAGCGCTCCGGCTGCCACCGCCGTTCCCCCACCACTGCGAAAAGCGGGGACAACCGGATACAATCGGCCCACCACCACCATCAATGCCGCTACGCTGGCACCAAACCATCCGCCCATCACCAACCCGATCAGCACAGCCAAGGCACCTTTGGTCATTTCCAGCACTACCCACAGCACCACATCCTGCAAAGGACCGGTATGCATGATCACTTTCCCATTGATCCGTCTTCCCACCCACCACCCGTAAAAGGGGAACATGCCGATCCCATAGGCGACAAGTGCAATGATGAGTGCTCTCATGACGATGCCTCCTCACCAGCGAGGATACGGTCTCAATGCCAACAGACCGATCGCCGCCAGTCCGCAGTATCCGAACAACGGGTAGACATATCCGACGAAAGTGGGAAACCCAATCAGCGAACAAACGTAACCAGAGATGAANNNNNNNNNNNNNNNNNNN
Protein-coding regions in this window:
- a CDS encoding glycerol-3-phosphate acyltransferase, giving the protein MRALIIALVAYGIGMFPFYGWWVGRRINGKVIMHTGPLQDVVLWVVLEMTKGALAVLIGLVMGGWFGASVAALMVVVGRLYPVVPAFRSGGGTAVAAGALFVLSPMLIVVGILIYLVSLLLTRYLGISTLLTTVAVMILSV